Proteins encoded by one window of Candidatus Zixiibacteriota bacterium:
- a CDS encoding DUF547 domain-containing protein, translated as MRYLWIITMVVLPVVGCSSADTPSGAKSPAENEFYYSYGTVLGSFVKTDGVDYAALLKDRKALDKFIDQLGKTSSETYASLEPAARMALWINAYNAFALQTILNHYPVKSIKDIKGAFDDKKWDIAGRKVSLNEIEHDILRPEFKDPRIHFALNNASKGAPPLLDRPLLPQTVSAQLNDAVIAFVNEPKLNKINPHTNTVTTNELFSWFGDEFIEMYGTEEYPQLEPARAAALNFIFTYADKSIFEFVDTTEPWTVEFFPYDWSLNDIKRNH; from the coding sequence ATGAGATATCTCTGGATCATCACAATGGTAGTTCTGCCGGTCGTAGGCTGCAGCTCGGCGGACACACCCTCAGGCGCCAAATCCCCCGCCGAAAATGAGTTCTATTACTCCTATGGCACTGTTCTCGGTTCGTTTGTGAAGACCGACGGTGTTGACTATGCAGCCCTGCTCAAAGATCGCAAGGCTCTGGACAAATTTATCGACCAACTCGGAAAGACATCATCTGAGACATATGCAAGTTTGGAGCCGGCTGCGCGAATGGCGCTCTGGATAAACGCCTATAATGCCTTCGCGCTGCAGACGATTCTGAACCATTACCCCGTGAAATCGATAAAGGATATTAAAGGGGCCTTTGACGATAAGAAATGGGATATTGCCGGTAGAAAGGTATCTCTCAATGAGATCGAGCACGACATCCTTCGCCCTGAATTTAAGGACCCCAGAATACATTTCGCCCTCAATAACGCCTCAAAGGGAGCTCCTCCCCTTCTGGATCGACCTCTCTTGCCACAAACCGTCAGTGCCCAGCTCAACGATGCCGTGATAGCCTTCGTCAACGAACCTAAACTTAACAAGATCAACCCGCATACCAATACCGTCACCACCAACGAGCTTTTCTCCTGGTTCGGCGATGAATTCATCGAAATGTATGGAACCGAAGAATACCCTCAGCTGGAACCTGCCAGAGCGGCTGCCCTGAATTTCATCTTCACCTATGCGGATAAATCTATCTTCGAGTTCGTTGATACAACCGAGCCGTGGACAGTCGAATTTTTCCCCTATGACTGGTCGCTCAACGATATCAAGCGGAATCACTGA
- a CDS encoding MFS transporter, with product MLGKAIAFIRQFDKSLWILSAGWFVSAAGFAISIPFIAIYFHAELGMSMSEIGVFFGAMAVVRSVFQAVGGEVSDRMERNTLMVYSQIFRAVAFAVLAISIYQDWGFWPIASSLGVNAIFGAVFQPVANAVVSDIVPADKRLDGYAITRSAGNLGWAVGPALGGFFAGYSYGILFVMSSAATLISGLVFLFFMKPVPTVRVQERFKFSDLMAIKKDPYLARHSLLIFALYLVVAQLMAPFSVYTVEMVKISEHQLGLLYTLNGLIVVLFQIPVTRLLAKYKLTSQLAAGAFLYAVGYGMVGLLVGFEYFVVAIVIVTIGEIVMSPPSLTLTSNLAPEGRMGRYMGIFGFFVASGWSFGPLYGGVILDQFGANAAIAWALIASLAILAGFGYMLFTRSLPDRFNIRD from the coding sequence ATGCTTGGCAAAGCGATAGCATTTATCAGACAATTCGATAAGAGTCTGTGGATTCTTTCTGCCGGGTGGTTCGTGAGCGCCGCCGGGTTTGCGATCTCCATTCCTTTCATAGCCATCTACTTTCATGCCGAGTTGGGTATGTCTATGTCCGAAATTGGGGTGTTTTTCGGGGCGATGGCGGTGGTTCGTTCTGTATTTCAAGCTGTCGGAGGAGAGGTTTCCGATCGCATGGAACGGAACACCCTGATGGTGTACTCGCAGATATTCAGGGCGGTGGCCTTTGCCGTTCTCGCAATATCAATCTACCAGGACTGGGGATTTTGGCCGATTGCTTCGTCGCTGGGAGTCAACGCCATATTTGGCGCCGTATTTCAACCGGTGGCGAATGCCGTGGTTTCGGATATCGTTCCGGCAGATAAACGTCTCGATGGCTACGCCATTACTCGATCCGCCGGCAATCTCGGCTGGGCGGTCGGACCGGCGCTTGGAGGTTTTTTCGCGGGATATTCCTACGGCATACTATTCGTCATGTCCTCAGCAGCTACCCTAATCTCCGGGCTCGTTTTCTTGTTCTTCATGAAGCCGGTGCCAACCGTTCGGGTCCAGGAGCGGTTCAAGTTCTCGGATCTGATGGCAATAAAGAAGGACCCCTACCTTGCCCGGCATTCTCTTTTGATATTCGCTTTGTATCTTGTCGTGGCACAGCTTATGGCGCCGTTTTCGGTCTACACGGTGGAGATGGTCAAGATAAGTGAACATCAACTGGGTTTATTGTATACTCTCAACGGTCTGATTGTCGTACTGTTTCAGATACCGGTTACTCGATTATTGGCGAAATACAAGCTTACCAGCCAACTTGCGGCGGGAGCGTTCCTTTATGCCGTAGGTTACGGTATGGTCGGACTGCTCGTCGGATTTGAATATTTCGTGGTGGCTATCGTTATCGTGACCATAGGTGAAATAGTCATGTCGCCGCCATCGCTCACCTTGACCTCAAATCTGGCCCCGGAGGGGAGGATGGGGAGGTACATGGGGATTTTCGGGTTCTTTGTCGCCTCCGGGTGGTCATTTGGCCCCCTTTACGGAGGTGTGATTCTCGACCAGTTCGGAGCTAACGCCGCCATAGCTTGGGCCCTGATTGCATCGCTGGCCATACTCGCCGGTTTCGGTTATATGCTTTTCACGCGGTCACTGCCGGACCGTTTCAATATCAGGGATTAG
- a CDS encoding chemotaxis protein CheW, translated as MHSTDKTGTLAGSAHDRPNPVQILTISIGPEEFGVDIMEVEEILQRPTISPIPGAPNYVEGTVRYGENVVPVVNMRKGFGLEATEGDSQSRVIVVKIEGKLAGMRVDSVNGIVRITQSEIEPTGDISKGVVSPAYIKSIVNFDDRSLGILNLAKTIEIGRLSRSVTDPSG; from the coding sequence ATGCACAGTACCGATAAGACAGGGACTTTAGCCGGGTCGGCACACGATAGGCCAAATCCGGTGCAGATTCTGACGATAAGTATCGGCCCCGAGGAGTTCGGGGTAGACATTATGGAGGTCGAAGAGATTCTCCAGAGGCCGACTATCAGTCCGATACCGGGTGCGCCGAATTATGTCGAAGGTACGGTGAGATACGGCGAAAATGTTGTCCCGGTCGTTAACATGCGCAAGGGCTTCGGTCTTGAAGCTACGGAAGGCGACAGCCAGAGTCGCGTCATAGTCGTGAAGATCGAGGGTAAGTTGGCCGGAATGCGGGTTGATTCGGTCAACGGTATTGTTCGCATAACGCAGTCGGAAATTGAACCGACCGGTGATATCAGTAAAGGTGTGGTAAGTCCGGCCTACATCAAGAGCATTGTCAATTTCGATGATCGTTCGCTCGGCATTCTGAATCTCGCGAAGACAATCGAGATTGGTCGGCTGTCAAGATCCGTTACTGATCCATCGGGGTAA
- a CDS encoding DUF72 domain-containing protein — MNQQRVKIGTSGFSYKDWLGNFYPQFCPQADFLKYYSSQFKTVEIDATFYRVPSKETVQKWAKLTPDDFVFSAKFPQTVTHDGNLSARVGNALDFIEVMKHLESKRGPLLLQFPYSFKPDQAELLIGLLEALPENGLFAVELRNKKWLDVKDVFELFCERNIAFCLIDHPWMPLVNIKTADFQYIRMLGDRKKIESDFSYVRFGREQELSQWAEIIRQWAAQDVNCFVYFNNHYSGHAPTTAVLLREILVQNT, encoded by the coding sequence GTGAATCAGCAACGCGTAAAAATAGGGACTTCCGGTTTCAGCTACAAAGACTGGCTGGGTAATTTTTATCCGCAGTTCTGCCCTCAGGCCGATTTTCTCAAGTACTATTCGTCGCAGTTCAAGACAGTTGAGATTGACGCCACCTTTTATCGTGTTCCATCCAAGGAAACGGTTCAGAAGTGGGCAAAGCTGACCCCCGACGATTTCGTTTTTTCGGCCAAGTTTCCTCAGACAGTCACTCACGATGGTAACCTGTCCGCCCGTGTAGGCAACGCCCTCGATTTCATCGAAGTCATGAAACATCTGGAATCAAAGCGCGGGCCATTGCTTTTGCAGTTTCCTTACAGTTTTAAGCCCGACCAGGCGGAGCTTCTAATCGGTCTTTTGGAAGCGCTGCCGGAAAACGGTCTTTTTGCGGTGGAGTTGCGCAATAAGAAATGGCTTGATGTAAAAGACGTCTTTGAACTCTTTTGCGAAAGAAACATAGCCTTCTGCCTGATAGACCATCCGTGGATGCCATTAGTTAATATCAAGACAGCGGATTTTCAGTACATTCGCATGCTTGGCGACAGAAAGAAGATCGAGAGCGATTTCAGCTATGTCAGGTTCGGCCGGGAGCAGGAGCTTTCCCAGTGGGCTGAGATTATCCGGCAGTGGGCGGCACAGGATGTAAACTGCTTTGTGTATTTCAATAACCACTATTCCGGTCACGCTCCCACGACCGCCGTGCTGCTTCGCGAAATCCTCGTCCAAAATACCTGA
- a CDS encoding protein-L-isoaspartate(D-aspartate) O-methyltransferase — translation MSWARQIVIILFIACGLSFCSQSQQDAPSDSTGVFQQQRLKMVQSQIEARGISDPGVLGAMRKVERHRFVPEQYQKDAYSDYPLPIGEDQTISQPYIVALMTELLDIDSMDKVLEIGTGSGYQAALLAELADSVFTIEIIEPLCRRADSLLESLGYSNISVMCGDGYNGWAEHAPYDAVIVTCAPPSIPQPLIDQLADKGRLVVPVGTHWQQLLLVTKSNGKTTTEEIIPVRFVPMTGEASENR, via the coding sequence ATGAGCTGGGCACGACAAATCGTTATCATATTGTTCATAGCCTGTGGCCTGTCATTCTGCTCACAATCTCAACAGGATGCCCCATCCGACTCTACTGGGGTGTTCCAACAACAACGACTTAAAATGGTCCAGAGCCAGATTGAAGCCAGAGGTATATCTGACCCGGGCGTTCTTGGGGCTATGCGCAAAGTTGAGAGACATCGTTTCGTCCCCGAACAGTATCAAAAAGACGCTTATAGTGACTATCCGTTGCCGATCGGCGAAGACCAGACAATCTCCCAGCCGTATATAGTAGCCCTCATGACCGAACTGCTTGATATCGACTCTATGGATAAAGTCCTGGAGATCGGCACCGGTTCCGGTTACCAGGCAGCTCTTCTGGCCGAACTGGCCGACAGTGTGTTCACCATTGAGATAATCGAACCCCTGTGCCGCCGTGCGGATAGTCTGTTGGAAAGTCTCGGCTACTCCAATATCAGCGTTATGTGCGGCGATGGCTACAATGGCTGGGCCGAGCATGCGCCGTACGATGCTGTCATCGTCACCTGCGCCCCGCCTTCAATCCCCCAGCCTCTGATTGACCAGCTGGCCGACAAAGGACGTTTGGTGGTTCCGGTCGGAACACACTGGCAGCAACTCTTGTTAGTTACTAAAAGCAACGGAAAGACGACAACTGAGGAGATTATCCCTGTTCGATTTGTCCCCATGACAGGGGAGGCTTCAGAAAACCGATGA
- the galT gene encoding galactose-1-phosphate uridylyltransferase has product MPEFRQNQATKEWVVLAPERGGRPSDYAGPRKERRDFPDYKQGCPFCPGNENQTEDPVYIYPEDDNWQVRVVPNKYAALQPNLDTTRNRVGSFLTADGFGVAEVVIEHPRHNTSIALMKPDEVTNVLRAYRQRHFAISKNDKINLITIFRNHGQRAGTSLEHPHSQIIATPIVPPHVRYPLEQAVLHYDERGTCVYCDMLEEELRQKERIILTTDNFVAFCPFAARSPFECRIYPRRHMPSFVSATNEELSDFACVLKEILAKIHFGLNDPDYNYVIRSSPIGDEDTRYLHWYMVIIPKISIPAGFEIGSGIYINTVAPEESAAFLREAPSSE; this is encoded by the coding sequence ATGCCGGAATTCCGTCAGAATCAAGCCACTAAGGAATGGGTTGTCCTGGCGCCCGAGCGCGGGGGACGGCCATCGGATTACGCCGGGCCACGCAAAGAACGTCGAGATTTTCCGGATTACAAGCAGGGTTGCCCGTTCTGTCCGGGTAACGAGAACCAAACCGAAGATCCGGTCTATATTTATCCTGAGGACGACAACTGGCAGGTGCGGGTTGTTCCGAACAAGTATGCCGCTCTCCAGCCTAATCTTGACACCACTCGCAACCGGGTCGGGTCTTTTTTAACAGCCGACGGTTTCGGTGTTGCCGAGGTCGTCATCGAGCACCCTCGTCACAACACGAGCATCGCTCTGATGAAGCCGGACGAAGTAACCAATGTTCTGCGGGCCTACCGCCAGCGACATTTCGCCATCAGCAAAAACGACAAGATCAACCTCATTACGATATTTCGCAATCATGGGCAGCGCGCAGGGACATCGCTGGAACACCCGCACTCTCAGATAATCGCCACCCCCATAGTCCCACCGCACGTCAGATACCCGCTGGAACAGGCGGTACTGCACTACGATGAACGGGGGACCTGCGTGTACTGTGATATGCTCGAAGAAGAACTCAGGCAGAAAGAGAGAATCATTCTTACCACCGATAATTTCGTCGCCTTCTGCCCCTTCGCCGCCCGTTCACCCTTCGAATGCCGTATCTACCCTAGAAGACACATGCCCAGTTTCGTCTCGGCCACCAACGAAGAATTGTCCGATTTTGCCTGTGTCCTTAAAGAAATTCTGGCGAAAATACATTTTGGGCTCAACGATCCGGACTACAACTATGTTATCCGGTCGTCGCCAATCGGCGACGAAGACACCCGGTATCTCCACTGGTACATGGTGATTATACCCAAAATATCCATCCCGGCCGGATTTGAGATTGGCTCCGGCATATACATCAACACGGTCGCTCCGGAAGAATCAGCGGCTTTTCTCAGGGAGGCCCCATCCAGCGAATAG